One stretch of Zingiber officinale cultivar Zhangliang chromosome 6B, Zo_v1.1, whole genome shotgun sequence DNA includes these proteins:
- the LOC121992928 gene encoding proteasome subunit alpha type-1-like, which translates to MFRNQYDTDVTTWSPAGRLFQVEYAMEAVKQGAAAVGLRSASHVVLATVNKAASDLSSYQKKVFKIDDHIGVAIAGLTADGRVLSRYLRNECINHAFVYESPLPVSRLVVRLADKAQVCTQRSWKRPYGVGLLVAGLDETGAHLYYNCPSGNYFEYQAFAIGSRSQAAKTFLERRFESFNNYSRDELIKDAIFAIKETLQGEKLTSAICTLAVVGKDEAFHLIDQKIIQELIDSMEIKEDAPADQAPVTDEDGSTGAAPMDI; encoded by the exons ATGTTTAGGAACCAGTACGACACTGATGTCACTACCTGGAGCCCGGCGGGGAGGCTGTTCCAGGTTGAGTACGCCATGGAGGCTGTCAAGCAGGGCGCAGCCGCGGTCGGCCTCCGCTCCGCCTCGCACGTCGTCCTCGCCACCGTCAACAAGGCCGCCTCCGATCTCTCCTCCTACCAGAAAAAGGTATTCAAGATCGACGATCACATCGGTGTTGCCATAGCCGGTCTCACTGCCGACGGCCGCGTTCTCTCTCGCTACCTCCGCAACGAATGCATCAACCACGCCTTTGTCTACGAGTCTCCTCTACCTGTCTCCCGCCTCGTCGTACGACTCGCCGATAAGGCCCAG GTGTGCACGCAGCGATCATGGAAAAGACCATACGGAGTTGGCCTGCTTGTTGCTGGATTAGATGAAACTGGAGCTCACCTCTACTACAACTGCCCCAGTGGAAACTACTTTGAGTACCAGGCATTCGCAATTGGATCCCGCTCACAAGCTGCAAAAACTTTCTTGGAACGCAGATTCGAGTCTTTCAACAACTATTCTCGTGATGAACTGATCAAAGATGCAATTTTTGCCATCAAGGAGACTTTACAAGGAGAGAAGCTGACTAGTGCCATCTGCACGTTAGCTGTTGTTGGAAAAGACGAGGCCTTTCATTTGATTGACCAGAAGATAATTCAGGAACTGATTGATTCAATGGAGATCAAAGAAGATGCTCCTGCTGACCAGGCTCCTGTAACAGATGAGGACGGAAGCACTGGAGCTGCTCCGATGGATATCTGA
- the LOC121990381 gene encoding transcription factor bHLH63-like isoform X1 gives MQCLQQAPVSDLSVLERQRLHFDWQQQEQPSRHSYDADLCVRSLNSFTCFSNGLPDLAQYSMPVASNFEEAGVAVSNCNPKRRRAESSPKSKDESNCKRGKQETGGGGGGRSESRQQNNRKEASGDTSSYKNEEHPKADYIHVRARRGQATDSHSLAERVRRERISQRMKYLQELVPGCSKITGKAGMLDEIINYVQSLQRQVEVLVHLHIYIYIFILLAHRSTNPQIGSLNFEQFLSMKLAAVNPLAADNNYSNCSMGISSEPMEQPFLHFNSLQAHPCSGLDMYMDSSSDLVPDGSSFVSCSALNSLYGVEFQLGRGTAAFPFQSFQGNLLPNNLKMEI, from the exons ATGCAGTGTCTGCAACAGGCTCCGGTCTCCGATCTCTCTGTTTTGGAAAGGCAAAGATTGCACTTCGATTGGCAGCAGCAGGAACAGCCAAGCCGCCATTCTTATGATGCCGATCTCTGCGTGCGGAGTCTGAACTCCTTCACCTGCTTCAGCAATGGCCTGCCCGATCTCGCTCAGTACTCGATGCCTGTCGCTTCGAATTTTGAGGAAGCAGGCGTCGCGGTAAGCAATTGCAACCCCAAAAGGAGGAGGGCGGAGAGCTCTCCCAAGTCAAAG GACGAAAGTAACTGCAAGAGAGGGAAACAAGaaacaggaggaggaggaggagggagatcAGAGTCCAGACAGCAAAACAATAGAAAAGAGGCGTCAGGAGACACCTCAAGTTATAAGAACGAGGAGCATCCGAAGGCCGATTACATTCATGTTCGAGCTCGCCGTGGCCAGGCCACCGACAGCCATAGCTTAGCCGAGAGA GTGAGGAGGGAAAGGATCAGCCAAAGGATGAAGTACCTCCAGGAATTGGTGCCGGGATGCAGTAAGATCACCGGAAAAGCCGGCATGCTCGACGAGATCATCAACTACGTGCAGTCTCTCCAAAGACAAGTCGAGGTACTCGTTcatctacatatatatatatatatatttattcttCTTGCACATCGATCGACAAATCCTCAAATAGGCAGCCTTAATTTTGAGCAGTTCCTGTCAATGAAACTCGCCGCCGTGAATCCACTGGCGGCGGACAACAACTACTCAAACTGCAGCATGGGCATCTCATCCGAGCCAATGGAGCAGCCATTCCTTCACTTCAACTCCTTACAAGCCCATCCCTGCTCGGGGCTGGACATGTACATGGATTCTTCTTCGGATCTAGTGCCTGATGGATCCTCCTTCGTCTCATGCAGCGCTCTCAAT AGCTTGTACGGGGTAGAATTCCAGCTGGGGAGAGGGACAGCAGCCTTTCCATTTCAATCATTTCAAG GGAATCTCTTGCCTAACAATCTCAAGATGGAGATATGA
- the LOC121992927 gene encoding ornithine transcarbamylase, chloroplastic-like, which translates to MAAIAAAAISGGASLLSNGAALSSYSSEYTGGILRRTLAPRLLPSPVPVARLRGGRISCRTSAPSHSAISGTKSDEMKSGPKDFLHINDFDKETILKIINRASEVKALLKSGDRSFLPFKGKTMAMIFAKPSMRTRVSFETGFFLLGGHAIYLGPDDIQMGKREETRDVARVLSRYNDILMARVFSHQDILDLAAYSSVPVINGLTDYNHPCQIMADALTIIEHIGQLEGAKVVYVGDGNNIVHSWLLLASVVPFHFVCACPKGFEPDEKTVEKARSAGVSKIEITDGPKEAVKGADVVYSDVWASMGQKEEASYRKQKFQGFQIDEALMEIAGPKAYFMHCLPTERGVEVTNGVIEAPNSIVFPQAENRMHAQNAIMLHLLGL; encoded by the exons ATGGCGGCGATAGCAGCAGCGGCCATCTCCGGCGGTGCGTCTCTCCTGTCCAATGGAGCCGCCCTCTCCTCCTACTCCTCTGAGTACACGGGGGGAATTCTCAGGCGCACGTTGGCACCACGGCTCCTTCCCTCGCCTGTGCCTGTTGCCCGCCTTCGCGGAGGCCGCATCTCATGCCGGACGTCCGCGCCCTCACATTCCGCCATTTCTGGTACCAAATCAGACGAGA TGAAATCTGGACCTAAGGACTTTCTCCACATCAATGACTTTGATAAGGAAACAATCCTCAAGATCATAAATCGAGCATCTGAGGTCAAAGCACTGTTAAAATCAGGAGATAGGTCTTTCCTTCCTTTCAAAGGAAAGACTATGGCCATGATTTTTGCTAAACCATCCATGAGGACCCGTGTTTCATTTGAGACTGGATTCTTCTTGCTTGGTGGCCATGCCATTTACCTAGGTCCTGATGATATCCAAATGGGCAAACGTGAGGAGACTCGAGATGTTGCTAGAGTACTTTCACGCTACAATGACATCCTTATGGCACGCGTATTTTCTCATCAG GATATTTTGGACCTTGCTGCATATTCTTCTGTACCTGTTATAAATGGTCTGACTGACTATAACCATCCATGCCAAATAATGGCTGATGCACTTACAATTATCGAACACATCGGTCAATTGGAGGGAGCCAAG GTTGTGTATGTCGGAGACGGGAACAATATTGTACACTCTTGGCTTTTGTTGGCATCTGtggttcctttccattttgtatGTGCTTGCCCAAAAGGATTTGAACCGGATGAGAAGACTGTCGAAAAGGCAAGGAGTGCTGGAGTTAGTAAGATTGAAATTACTGATGGCCCAAAGGAAGCCGTCAAGGGTGCAGATGTTGTGTACTCAGATGTTTGGGCTAGCATGGGGCAAAAAGAGGAGGCTTCATACAGAAAGCAGAAGTTCCAAGGATTTCAG ATTGATGAAGCCCTGATGGAGATTGCTGGTCCAAAGGCTTACTTCATGCATTGCTTACCCACAGAGAGAGGCGTAGAGGTTACCAACGGTGTCATCGAAGCTCCCAACTCAATTGTTTTCCCCCAGGCCGAAAATCGGATGCATGCACAAAATGCCATCATGCTCCACCTCTTGGGTCTCTAG
- the LOC121992926 gene encoding alcohol acyltransferase 9-like translates to MPMPAASSSSSSAVEIPDCYRPRAPILVRPRHDTPHHTLYLSNLDDQHFLRFTIKYLYAFRRAVPTDTLVASLAEVLVHYYPLAGRLRPASGNGDKFELDCNGEGALLAEAFADGLTADKFIAGSSTPNKSWRKLLCRVESQSFIGVPPLVVQVTRLSCGGMILCAAINHCLCDGIGSSQFLRAWALLTINPDSALPVDPFHDRRILEPRRPPRIAFPHPEFTAPEAPPVPSQFLFSEPLLPVSLTFTSAHILRLKRRSAPLLKCTSFEVLAVHIWRAWVKSLHPPPSSQIPIKLLFSADARRRLIPELPVGYYGNGFVLACAETTARDLLASSACYGVELVQEAKARVSNEYVRSVVDLLEERRTKPNLASSLVISPWTKLGLEDVDFGEGRPLHVGPVTSEIYCLFLPVIGDLHAFTVLLSMPHGLADRFREHCKENLEDDDDGDGDRDREAKNLVN, encoded by the exons ATGCCAATgcccgccgcctcctcctcctcctcatccgcCGTCGAAATTCCTGACTGCTACCGCCCCAGAGCCCCCATCCTGGTGCGCCCCCGCCACGACACGCCGCACCATACCCTCTACCTCTCCAACCTCGACGACCAGCACTTCCTCCGGTTCACCATCAAGTACCTCTACGCCTTCCGACGAGCGGTGCCGACAGACACCCTCGTCGCCTCTCTCGCAGAGGTTCTCGTCCACTACTACCCCCTCGCGGGCCGCCTGCGGCCCGCGAGCGGGAACGGCGACAAGTTCGAGCTGGACTGCAATGGGGAGGGCGCTCTGCTAGCCGAGGCGTTTGCTGACGGCCTCACGGCGGACAAGTTTATCGCTGGAAGTTCAACTCCCAACAAATCGTGGAGGAAGCTCCTCTGCAGAGTGGAGTCGCAGAGCTTCATCGGCGTTCCACCGCTCGTCGTTCAA GTAACCCGTCTCAGTTGCGGCGGCATGATCCTCTGCGCCGCCATTAATCACTGCCTCTGCGACGGCATCGGCTCGTCGCAGTTCCTCCGTGCATGGGCTCTGCTCACCATCAACCCAGACTCAGCTCTCCCCGTCGATCCGTTCCACGACCGTCGAATCTTAGAGCCGAGACGCCCGCCTCGAATCGCCTTCCCCCATCCCGAATTCACTGCGCCGGAGGCGCCACCGGTTCCATCTCAATTCCTCTTCTCTGAGCCTCTGCTCCCCGTCTCCCTCACGTTCACCTCCGCTCACATCCTCCGCCTCAAGCGGCGGAGCGCCCCCTTGCTCAAGTGCACCTCCTTCGAAGTCCTCGCAGTCCACATCTGGCGCGCCTGGGTCAAGTCCCTCCACCCCCCGCCCTCCTCCCAGATTCCAATTAAGCTCCTTTTCTCCGCCGACGCACGCCGGCGGCTGATTCCGGAGCTTCCCGTCGGATACTACGGCAACGGCTTTGTCCTGGCCTGCGCGGAAACGACGGCGAGGGACTTGCTCGCGTCGAGCGCTTGCTACGGCGTGGAGTTGGTGCAGGAGGCAAAGGCGCGCGTGAGCAACGAATACGTACGGTCGGTGGTGGATCTGCTGGAGGAGAGGAGAACAAAGCCGAACTTGGCATCGAGCTTGGTGATCTCGCCGTGGACGAAGCTCGGTCTTGAGGACGTCGACTTCGGGGAGGGCCGACCGTTGCACGTGGGTCCGGTGACGAGCGAGATTTATTGTCTCTTTTTGCCGGTGATCGGAGATCTGCATGCGTTCACGGTGCTGCTGTCGATGCCGCATGGGTTGGCCGATCGCTTTCGGGAACATTGCAAGGAGAATTTAGAAGATGACGATGACGGAGATGGCGATCGCGATCGCGAGGCGAAGAATTTGGTGAATTAA
- the LOC121990381 gene encoding transcription factor bHLH63-like isoform X2 → MQCLQQAPVSDLSVLERQRLHFDWQQQEQPSRHSYDADLCVRSLNSFTCFSNGLPDLAQYSMPVASNFEEAGVAVSNCNPKRRRAESSPKSKDESNCKRGKQETGGGGGGRSESRQQNNRKEASGDTSSYKNEEHPKADYIHVRARRGQATDSHSLAERVRRERISQRMKYLQELVPGCSKITGKAGMLDEIINYVQSLQRQVEFLSMKLAAVNPLAADNNYSNCSMGISSEPMEQPFLHFNSLQAHPCSGLDMYMDSSSDLVPDGSSFVSCSALNSLYGVEFQLGRGTAAFPFQSFQGNLLPNNLKMEI, encoded by the exons ATGCAGTGTCTGCAACAGGCTCCGGTCTCCGATCTCTCTGTTTTGGAAAGGCAAAGATTGCACTTCGATTGGCAGCAGCAGGAACAGCCAAGCCGCCATTCTTATGATGCCGATCTCTGCGTGCGGAGTCTGAACTCCTTCACCTGCTTCAGCAATGGCCTGCCCGATCTCGCTCAGTACTCGATGCCTGTCGCTTCGAATTTTGAGGAAGCAGGCGTCGCGGTAAGCAATTGCAACCCCAAAAGGAGGAGGGCGGAGAGCTCTCCCAAGTCAAAG GACGAAAGTAACTGCAAGAGAGGGAAACAAGaaacaggaggaggaggaggagggagatcAGAGTCCAGACAGCAAAACAATAGAAAAGAGGCGTCAGGAGACACCTCAAGTTATAAGAACGAGGAGCATCCGAAGGCCGATTACATTCATGTTCGAGCTCGCCGTGGCCAGGCCACCGACAGCCATAGCTTAGCCGAGAGA GTGAGGAGGGAAAGGATCAGCCAAAGGATGAAGTACCTCCAGGAATTGGTGCCGGGATGCAGTAAGATCACCGGAAAAGCCGGCATGCTCGACGAGATCATCAACTACGTGCAGTCTCTCCAAAGACAAGTCGAG TTCCTGTCAATGAAACTCGCCGCCGTGAATCCACTGGCGGCGGACAACAACTACTCAAACTGCAGCATGGGCATCTCATCCGAGCCAATGGAGCAGCCATTCCTTCACTTCAACTCCTTACAAGCCCATCCCTGCTCGGGGCTGGACATGTACATGGATTCTTCTTCGGATCTAGTGCCTGATGGATCCTCCTTCGTCTCATGCAGCGCTCTCAAT AGCTTGTACGGGGTAGAATTCCAGCTGGGGAGAGGGACAGCAGCCTTTCCATTTCAATCATTTCAAG GGAATCTCTTGCCTAACAATCTCAAGATGGAGATATGA